In the Oreochromis aureus strain Israel breed Guangdong linkage group 14, ZZ_aureus, whole genome shotgun sequence genome, one interval contains:
- the LOC116318429 gene encoding olfactory receptor 142-like, whose product MMNSSQVSYFTLTAYLDSGALKYLYFTVVVFLYIVIVTANVLLIVVICVNRSLHEPMYMFLCSLFVNELYGSTGLFPFLLLQILSDVHTVSAPLCFLQIFCLYTYANLQLSNLAIMSYDRYLAICCPLHYHTRMSSSKVSMLIALMWLSPFLAISVVIYLSAPLQLCGNIINKVYCDNNSIVKLACSDTTANNVYGVLGAIFITISSVSLILYTYMRILKVCFSGSKQTRQKAISTCTPHLASLLNFSCGSFFDTAQNRSNMNHVPNMLRTLLSLYWLICPPLFNPLLYGLNLTKIRIICKGLIFVKCRCLMLKFRQGSALVKRK is encoded by the coding sequence ATGATGAACTCTTCACAGGTTTCATATTTCACACTCACTGCCTACCTCGACAGCGGGGCtttgaaatatttatatttcacagttgttgtgtttttatatattgttATTGTTACTGCCAACGTCCTGCTGATTGTGGTTATCTGTGTGAACAGAAGCTTACATGAACCTATGTACATGTTTCTGTGCAGCCTGTTTGTGAATGAGCTGTATGGTAGTACAGGGCTGTTTCCGTTCCTCCTGCTTCAGATCCTCTCTGATGTTCAcactgtttctgctcctctgtgCTTCCTGCAGATCTTCTGTCTGTACACATATGCAAATTTGCAGCTCAGTAACTTAGCCATCATGTCTTATGACAGATATCTTGCAATATGTTGTCCTCTTCATTATCACACACGTATGAGTTCTAGTAAGGTATCCATGCTCATTGCTCTAATGTGGCTGTCTCCTTTTCTTGCAATCAGTGTTGTAATTTATCTGAGTGCTCCTCTGCAGCTGTGTGGGAACATCATAAACAAAGTTTACTGTGATAACAACTCAATAGTTAAACTGGCCTGTTCTGACACCACAGCCAATAACGTCTATGGAGTACTTGGTGCTATTTTCATAACCATATCCTCTGTCTCTCTGATTCTCTACACCTACATGAGGATCCTGAAAGTCTGTTTTTCTGGATCCAAACAGACCCGACAGAAAGCCATCAGCACCTGCACGCCTCATCTCGCTTCTCTGCTCAACTTTTCATGCGGTTCCTTCTTTGATACTGCACAAAATAGATCCAACATGAACCACGTCCCAAATATGTTGCGTACTCTATTATCATTATACTGGCTCATATGCCCACCGCTCTTTAATCCTTTACTTTATGGACTAAATCTGACCAAAATCCGGATCATATGTAAAGGTCTAATCTTTGTAAAATGCCGATGCTTGATGTTGAAATTTAGACAGGGCAGTGCATTAGTAAAGAGGAAATGA
- the LOC116318430 gene encoding olfactory receptor 11A1-like → MTINTTQVSYFTLAGYFDTGRVTYLCFIVILALYIFIVGSNVLLIVVICVNRSLHEPMYMFLCSLFVNELYGSTGLFPFLLLQILSDVHTVSASFCFLQIFCFYAYGSIEFSNLAVISYDRYLAICCPLRYHTCMSSSKVSVLIALTWLLTFLAVGVLISLSAPLQLCGNIINKVYCDNYSIVKLACSDTKVNNIYGILYTLTLVVLVTLIFYTYMRILKVCFSGSKQTRHKAISTCTPHLASLLNFSCGAFFEIIQNRFDMRQLPNMLRIFLSIYWLTCQPLFSPVIYGLNLTKIRVSCKNDAITSNNPPPMGQSDNFSLLLIPAYTPLRKQTAPSTQVIKTWPGDALLQLQDCFDLTDWSIFEQQDLET, encoded by the exons ATGACGATAAACACCACACAGGTCTCATATTTCACCCTTGCTGGATATTTTGACACAGGACGTGTAACTTACTTGTGCTTCATTGTTATTCTTGCTTTGTATATTTTCATTGTAGGTTCCAACGTCCTGCTGATTGTGGTTATCTGTGTGAACAGAAGCTTACATGAACCTATGTACATGTTTCTGTGCAGCCTGTTTGTGAATGAGCTGTATGGTAGTACAGGGCTGTTTCCGTTCCTCCTGCTTCAGATCCTCTCTGATGTTCACACTGTTTCtgcttcattttgtttcttGCAGATCTTCTGTTTTTATGCTTATGGAAGTATTGAGTTTAGTAACTTGGCTGTTATTTCTTATGACAGATATCTTGCCATCTGCTGTCCTCTGCGATATCACACATGTATGAGTTCTAGTAAGGTATCCGTGCTCATTGCACTAACATGGCTGTTGACTTTTCTTGCAGTAGGTGTTTTAATTTCTCTGAGTGCTCCTCTGCAATTGTGTGGGAACATCATTAACAAAGTGTACTGTGACAACTACTCCATTGTTAAACTGGCCTGTTCTGACACTAAAGTCAATAACATCTATGGAATACTTTACACGCTCACTTTAGTTGTTCTGGtaactttaattttttacaCCTACATGAGGATCCTTAAAGTCTGTTTTTCTGGATCCAAACAGACGCGACACAAAGCCATCAGCACCTGCACGCCTCACCTCGCCTCACTGCTCAACTTTTCATGTGGTGCTTTTTTTGAAATTATACAAAACAGATTTGATATGAGACAGCTCCCAAATATGTTGCGTATTTTTTTATCAATATATTGGCTGACGTGCCAACCACTCTTCAGTCCTGTAATCTATGGGCTAAATCTGACCAAAATCCGAGTCTCATGTAAAAAC GATGCAATAACCAGCAACAACCCTCCCCCAATGGGACAATCTGACAACttctctctgctcctcatcCCTGCCTACACCCCCCTCAGGAAACAGACCGCTCCAAGCACCCAGGTCATTAAAACATGGCCAGGTGATGCTCTCCTCCAactacaggactgttttgatcTGACAGACTGGTCCATCTTTGAGCAGCAGGACCTGGAGACGTGA